TCAAAATTAGAATTATGCCATTAAATAATTTGTATGATCTTATTTCAACAAATGAGTAGATTTCATTCTTTTGGAAGCTTTTAATGACATTATGGTGGTTTCTTGTTTCCAGTGTTTTCAGGCACATTAACTCCAGTTCTTCATCCCACAGTGATTTAACAGAATCTGGAAGGGATTTGCCAAGCACATCTTCCTCAAAACCTAAAAGTTCCCCAATACGGTTATTGGAGTATATACATTTTAGGTCAGCGTTATACACCATTAAGGCCCCATCTACTGTTTCTAAAATTTTTAGATATCTTTCACTGGTGTCTTTAAGATATTCTTCCATTTTTCGGTGCTCAGTGATGTCCTGGAATTGAATAAGATATCCATCAGGAATTTCATCCAGTTTAAGTGGACTTATATGGATATTAAGATATAAAAATTCTGATTTGATTGTTTTATTAAATCCAAGTTCATTTAACTTTTTCCAATCGAATTTGGAGTCAAAAATAACCTTTTTACCTTTTTTTAGTCTATCTATTTCTTCAGATTTAAGTTTGAAATCTGTAAATAGGTTGAACCTTTCAAGATGATCAAAGGATGAGGCACCAAAAAGACTGAAGCAGGCTGGGTTGGCATCTAATAAGTTTCCATTCGCATCAAATATTTCCATTGCTAGGGCCTGGGAATAAATTTTTCTGAATTTTTGTTCCCGTTCCAGGAGTGATTTTTCATCCTTCACCTGCTGACTTATATTCTGGAATATGATGCTGGCCCCTATAGATCCCTGATTTTCTCCACCAATAGAAGTAATAGTGTACTCTATATGAATTTTATTCCCAGATTTATGTTTTAAAATTGATTTAGATGTTTTAGGACTCCCATCCCCAATAAATTCATCTAAATATTTCTGGATATCCTCCTGGTCTTTAATTTCTTCCAGGGAGAAGACCTCGGCCAGTTCTTTAAATACAATCTCTTCTTGACCAAAACCAGTTAAATTAGAAGCAAACGAGTTTATATATTTTATAACACCATTCGAATCTATAACTATAACTCCGGAGTCTTTTAATTTGTTATCCAGACGTTGCCCAATCTCATAAAACTTTTTTTCAATTTTATGATCATATAATGCATTTTCAATTTTATCCTGTAATTCATTTTCTTCAAATGGTTTGATTATGTAAGCAGTGGGGTTGGTGAATTCAGCCCTTTTCCGGGTTTTTACATCCCCGTAGGCAGTTAAATAAATGATTGGAATATCTCGAATGTTTTTAATCTCATTGGCAGCATCTATCCCATCACCCTGACCCTTAAGCATTATATCCATCAAAATTAGATCCGGTTTTATTTCTTTAGCCTTTTTAACCGCATCCTTACGTGAAAAAGCAAATGATGGAACTTCATACCCCCATGTTTTTAGTTTTCTCTGGAGCTCCATTGCAGTGAGCCCATCATCCTCCACCACTAAAATCTTTGCTGCTGACATAACCCCCACCCTCCTTAAAAAATAAAAATACAATATTGATGACAATATTGTTTGACATTATCAATACATTATGTTCATTCATCTTATTTATAATTTAAGATATGAATATTGAATCCCAGATAATCTCCAGTATTAAACATAAAGTATGCTAGATTCCTTGGTTTCCCAAGAAAATATTTAGTAATTAAATCGGAGAGAAACCCACATTAATATCGTTCAAAATGTAATAAATCCTCCAAATCACGCCTTGGAGGAGGATAAGGTTTTTCGTCAGGATAACCCATGGGAATAAGTGCCACCGGCCTTATATGATCTGGTATCTCCAATAACTCAATGACTTGTTGTTCATTAAAAGCCCCAACCCAACATGCACCCAAACCCATTGCATGGGCCATGAGCAGCATGTTCTCTACTGCACATGAAACATCCTGTAAGGAGTAAAGCTCTGCCCCCCGCTTACCGTAAACCCCACCAGAAACACGCAAGTTAACACATGGAATCATGACCATCGGTGCTTTAGCTATGAATTCACGCAGGTAGGCTGCTTCAGAGAGTTTTTCCCGGGTTTGGGCATTTTTAACCAGAATCAACTCCCAGCTCTGCAGGTTACCTGCAGAAGGTGCCCAAACCCCGGATTTGATGATCTTCTCAATTAAGGATTCATCCACATCTTCTGTTTTAAACCGCCTAATGCTTCTTCTCTGACTTATGGCCTCAAAAACTTCCATATCACCATCCCCTGCAACCCATGTCCTACAAATCTCAATTTTTAAATATCTGGGCATCCACCACCATGTGGTAAACCCCAGGAGAATACTTCTTTATAACCCTCTGGTTTAATATATCCACGTTAAAATCCTTGGCTGCTTCCCTAATTCTATCTGACGGCCTTATATACTTCAATTTATCCGGAACAGATTCATGGTAATGGATGATCCCTTCATCCTTGATTATATCCATGGCCACATCAAGGTACTCATCAGTATTCCCAATATATCCCATTAAAACCCGGTCAGCCATATTACGTGGTGCCACATCCCGACAGTTGCCCAGAATAGGCTCAACCACATCCAAAACCTGGTTGAGTTTTATGTTTTCCAAAAGGTAACCATGGGCCACCGGGTTTATCTCCACAGCATATATTTTTTCAGGATTTCCATGCACAGCCATTGGCATGGTGAAATAACCAATACCTGCAAACATATCCACTACAGTCTCCCCAGGCCTTACCAGTTGCCCCATTCTCTTCCTTTCCGTGGTGTTTCCCTTGGACCACATTATCCGGGCCACATCCAGTTTATATTGGCAATGATTTTCCCGGTGAACGGTTTCAGTACCCTCACCTAAAATTATCTCCACTTCCGGTTCTCTCTTAGGTCCATTTATTCTGCCCAGACGCACTGCCCGTTTAACTCCAGGAATATTCAGGAGTTCCTGGGGCCTATCCACATGATTCTTTAAAACCAGAATGTCACCAATGACCTTACCTTTCATGGTTATATATTGGAACTCCAAGGAGGTATAAAATTAATGGGAAACTACCCCACCAAGTAGTATAGTAATAAAATAAATTGGATGATGATGAGGGTCCCAAAAGTGGTGGTAAGATTAATTTGGTTAATTTATGAAAGTGTCCCAGAGCATTGCAGTAACATAGAATTTGTTGAAATGTACCGATCTTCGATCCACGTTTCAGTACCCAAGGTTCGCCCTTATAAACCATTCAGGAGGAATACTTCCCCTGATTGATGATAAAAAGAGAATTTTCCAGTGACAGCTTATAAACTATAAAAAATAAGGGAAAACACTTATATAGGCCGGGCATATAAAAGAAGGACAGAAAACTGGTAATTAGATTGAATTTAACCAGCAAGATTAAGCAATATTTATATACCATGAATCTTAAAGTAGCAACTAGAAAGCTATTTTTAATCTTATGTTTTTTTGAGGTGTATTCTATGAATGATGAAAATCGACTTAAAGGCACTACAACTGTTGGTTTAACCTGTAAAGACGGAGTTGTTTTTGCTACCGAAACAAGAGCTACCATGGGCAACCTCATAGCCCACAAAGTAGCCGACAAGATCTTCAAAATAGATGATCACATTGGAACCACCATTGCCGGTGCAGTTTCCGATGCCCAGAGCCTGATGAAATACATCAGAGCAGAAGTGGCACTCTTCAGACTCCGAAATGGTAAAAGAATCAACGTAGAAGCCGCAGCCACCCTCACCTCCAACATCTTACACTCATCAAGGGGTTATCCCTTCTATGTACAGACACTCCTGGGAGGAGTGGATGATAAAGGCCCTGCCCTTTACTCCCTGGATCCCACTGGAGGAGTAATTAAGGATCTTATGATTTCCACTGGCTCTGGTTCACCAGTAGCCTATGGTGTCCTGGAAGATCGTTACAGTGAAGACCTGTACGTGGAAGAAGGTGTAGATGTGGCCATTCGAGCCATTAAATCTGCCATGGAAAGGGATGCTTACTCTGGCAATTCAATCCTGGTAGCCACCATTACTGAGGAAGAAGGATTTAAAAAATTATCCGAGGAAGAGGTAAACCGAAAAATAAAAGAACTTTAACTAATTTTTTATTAACAAATTAAATTTAACCAGAGCCCCCATGGGCTCGAACTATTTTCTATTTTTCTAGAAGTGATGTTATGGGTTCAGAGATTCAAGAAATTAAAAACACAATAGTACAAAGATTACCCAGCCGAGTTCAAGTGGCAAAAGTGGAATTTGAAGGTCCGGAAGTGGTGATTTACACCAAAAATCCGGAAATAATCACCGAAAATGGTGATCTCATCCGTGACCTAGCCAAGGACATTCGAAAACGTATTATTATCCGTTCTCACAAATCAGTGCTCACCGAGCCCGAGGAGTCCATTAACCGTATCCACAGCATAGTCCCTGACGAGGCCAAGATCACCAACATCTCCTTTGACGATGTGACCTGTGAAGTCATAATCGAAGCAAGGAAACCGGGACTTGTAATCGGAAAATACGGAGCTACATCCCGTGAAATTGTTAAACAAATCGGATGGGCTCCTAAAATATTACGTACACCACCTATTTCTTCTGAGATTATCCAAAGGATCAGACGGACACTTAGGAAGAACAGTAAAGAGCGTAAAAAGATCCTGCAAGAGTTGGGGAATCATATCCACCGACCAGTATCCATGGAAAATGAATGGGTACGAATCACCGCCTTGGGTGGTTTCCGTGAAGTAGGACGCTCATGCTTATTCATGCAGACATCAAACAGCAAGATATTGCTGGATTGTGGGGTTAACGTGGCAGGTAAAGATGATAAAAGTTCATACCCTTATCTTAACGTCCCTGAATTCGTCTTAGACGATCTTGACGCAGTTATAATATCCCACGCACACTTGGATCACTCCGGATTCTTACCATACCTTTACCATTATGGTTATGAAGGACCAGTGTACTGTACAACTCCCACCCGAGATCTCATGACCCTTTTACAGATGGATCATATTGATATCGCCCACAGGGAAGACAACCCCTTACCTTTCAACGTGAAACACGTTAAAAAGAGCATCAAACACACCATAACCTTAGACTACGGGGAAGTTACTGATATCGCACCGGACATCCGACTCACACTACACAACGCCGGACACATCTTGGGTTCAGCCATTACCCATATGCACATTGGTGACGGTCAACATAACTTTGTTTATACCGGAGATTTCAAGTACGAACGTAGCAGACTCCTGGAACCTGCTGTAGCTAAATTCCCCCGTATAGAGTCAATGGTAATGGAGAGCACCTACGGTGGGCACGAGGATGTGCAGCCCACCCGGAACGATGCCGAGAAAGATATTGTCAAAACTATCTACAAAACCTTGGAACGTAAAGGTAAAGTTTTAATCCCTGTTTTTGCCGTGGGAAGAGCTCAAGAGATGATGATTGTTTTGGATGAATACATCCGCCACGGAATCATTGATGAGGTTCCGGTTTACATTGATGGTATGATCTGGGAGGCCACCGCCATCCACACTGCCCGACCAGAATACCTCAGCAAAGACCTCCGGGACCAGATATTCCATATGGGACGTAA
This DNA window, taken from Methanobacterium subterraneum, encodes the following:
- a CDS encoding nitroreductase family protein, whose amino-acid sequence is MEVFEAISQRRSIRRFKTEDVDESLIEKIIKSGVWAPSAGNLQSWELILVKNAQTREKLSEAAYLREFIAKAPMVMIPCVNLRVSGGVYGKRGAELYSLQDVSCAVENMLLMAHAMGLGACWVGAFNEQQVIELLEIPDHIRPVALIPMGYPDEKPYPPPRRDLEDLLHFERY
- a CDS encoding class I SAM-dependent methyltransferase; its protein translation is MKGKVIGDILVLKNHVDRPQELLNIPGVKRAVRLGRINGPKREPEVEIILGEGTETVHRENHCQYKLDVARIMWSKGNTTERKRMGQLVRPGETVVDMFAGIGYFTMPMAVHGNPEKIYAVEINPVAHGYLLENIKLNQVLDVVEPILGNCRDVAPRNMADRVLMGYIGNTDEYLDVAMDIIKDEGIIHYHESVPDKLKYIRPSDRIREAAKDFNVDILNQRVIKKYSPGVYHMVVDAQIFKN
- a CDS encoding beta-CASP ribonuclease aCPSF1, which gives rise to MGSEIQEIKNTIVQRLPSRVQVAKVEFEGPEVVIYTKNPEIITENGDLIRDLAKDIRKRIIIRSHKSVLTEPEESINRIHSIVPDEAKITNISFDDVTCEVIIEARKPGLVIGKYGATSREIVKQIGWAPKILRTPPISSEIIQRIRRTLRKNSKERKKILQELGNHIHRPVSMENEWVRITALGGFREVGRSCLFMQTSNSKILLDCGVNVAGKDDKSSYPYLNVPEFVLDDLDAVIISHAHLDHSGFLPYLYHYGYEGPVYCTTPTRDLMTLLQMDHIDIAHREDNPLPFNVKHVKKSIKHTITLDYGEVTDIAPDIRLTLHNAGHILGSAITHMHIGDGQHNFVYTGDFKYERSRLLEPAVAKFPRIESMVMESTYGGHEDVQPTRNDAEKDIVKTIYKTLERKGKVLIPVFAVGRAQEMMIVLDEYIRHGIIDEVPVYIDGMIWEATAIHTARPEYLSKDLRDQIFHMGRNPFISDVFHKVNGIDERKDIVEGDPSIILSTSGMLTGGNSVEYFKWLCGDERNSLVFVGYQAEGSLGRRLQKGWKEIPIKEEGKTNVYNVKMGIKTIEGFSGHSDRRQLMDYVRRISPKPEKILICHGDNYKTLDLASSIYRSYKIETKTPMNLETVRIQ
- the psmB gene encoding archaeal proteasome endopeptidase complex subunit beta gives rise to the protein MNDENRLKGTTTVGLTCKDGVVFATETRATMGNLIAHKVADKIFKIDDHIGTTIAGAVSDAQSLMKYIRAEVALFRLRNGKRINVEAAATLTSNILHSSRGYPFYVQTLLGGVDDKGPALYSLDPTGGVIKDLMISTGSGSPVAYGVLEDRYSEDLYVEEGVDVAIRAIKSAMERDAYSGNSILVATITEEEGFKKLSEEEVNRKIKEL